GCTTAAATGTGTCTCTAGCATAAGCAGATAAACGAACACCCTTTTCAAGCATTAATTTTACTTTCTCATATGCCGCATCTAGTTGACCTTCCTTACACAGCTTCAGCAACTTCTGATTCTCCAATTTTCTTTCCAATTTAACAGACAGATCGAACTGATTATGTTCTCTCAAAAGACAATCtaccaaattataagtatgAAAATGTGGAATCCATCCCAAACTCAACATTTCCATCAACAATTCATATGCAACTTTCCAATTCTTACATTCACAATGAGCATGGATTAAAGCAATGTAAGTTAAACTATCTGGAAGGCACCGATTCTTGTTCATGATTTCAAACACACCATTCGCATTGTCCAAATCTCCCAATTTACACAACATGGATATAACAGAATTGTAAACAACCAATTTCGGCTTCATGCCGATCTCCAACATTCTCCCAAACAATTTACCAGCTTCTTCTACTCTGCGATGATCACACAACGCCTTTATAACAATTGAGTATCCCTCGTCAACACAAGTTAGCTTCTTTTCCTCAACAATTCTCAACACTTTAAGAGCTTCTCCGGTATTACCTAATCGACAAAGCTCTGACATAAGCCTAAACACAACATATGTACTAGGCAACAAACCAGAATTAACAACTGCAGAAAACACTTCAACAGCAGGCTGAATTGCAGCCCTATTTCCTCCCATATTAGGAACTAAAATACTATAGGGTCTACGTGTATTTGTAACTTTAACTTTCTCAACAGACCCTTCTTTTGAACTCATCAAACAAAGATCCCCAATAAGAACATTCATTGCAGAACGAGTTGGATGCACACCAACATTATCCATTTTGCGAAAAATCTCAAGAGCTGCCTCAAATCTACCAAGTCTACACAAACCAACAATCATGTTACTACACGAATAAGTATCGGGAGATTCAATCTTATGAAAAATCGAGAGTGCAAGCTCAATCATCTCCTCCGATGATTGCTTCTTACATAACACATAAAGCACATTGTTACACACAAGATTATCAggtttacaatcaaacacactTTCCATTTCATCAAACAATGACAATGCTTCATCGACTCTCCCTTCTCTACCTAAAAACCTAATACAAATTGACAACGCCTTAGACGAAACTTGACCCTTATGAACAACAATTGTCTTTAACAAACACTTGATATCATCAAAGAGTTTCcttctaccaaaaaaatcaacCATATATTCAATCACATCGTCATCAAATTGAAAATCCATTTTTCCCCCTGCCCAtgagaaaaatttcaatgttttaGCTCTACCCAAGTGATTGTAACTCATCAAGACGCTAAGCACAAGTTTGGAGGTTAACTCTCCTTTGTAACAATCCAAAACACTGTCAATGGCAGTGTCAGTGTCATTAGGGCAAGAAACTAGGTCAGTGAGCAATGAGTAAAGGGTTGTTTTGGGTGAAAGATTCGAAATTGAAGCTTTTGAAGAAGTGGGTGGGAGTGATTTTGAAGaaagggttttagggtttttgaaaTTGGGGTTAATTTTGGTTCTTTTGGAAGATGAAGAGTAATGACAAAGAAGAAAGGAAACAGAGGGTTTGAAAACATGACAAAAACCAGCATGTTTGGTTCTATAAAGTAGCATCATTCGAATTTTCCGAACAAATTACCGGTTTTTGTTACCGGAGATTCCTTTTTCGTGTCTCTGTTCGTTTCTTCATAGGAAATCGGAGAAGGTTGAATTTCattttgatttcttttgttTGGGTGGAGAGAAAAACGGTTGAAGTAAATTATGGAAAGAAAATGTTTAGAGTTTTTCATTGTTTGGACGTGATGGAAGAAGATACATGTGTGAAGTGTGATACTGTGATGTATTGTGCCATATTAGCTTAGCATTACAAAATTTTGGTGCTaaactcctttttttttaaaaaaataaattataacaagcattttttattttatttttaacaacacAACTTAGTTTCCTTCGAAAAACAACACAAAACttagtttatttcatttaaataaggAATAATATAATGAGAAAGTGACCGTCTTAACTAGATAATGGATTGTTATATTCAATTATCGTTGAATAAAATTAACTTCAAATCTAAAATTAGGCTAAATTGATTCTTCTTATATATAATGGTTGTAATATGCAATTAGGTTAACCCTAATTTGCATTGCAGTTTTGGAGGGAACTTTTTCACtatctaatttattaaaaaaaagaaagaaagaaatgtgTCTTACATGGGATTCAAACTCGGGATCACTTGATATGAATAAAGCCTATCAACCACTATAGCATGTAAACCAGCTATGATTAAAATTACGTCCTACAGGTGTTAACCTTATCGAAACTTTacaattgaaaataaatcttgCGGAATTAATTTGTTCATACCAAAATAAGAAAGATTTCATATGTCAATTAATCACAGTGAAATGAATTTTAATtaacttgattttatttttttatattggaaTTATGGATTTAGTATTCGTatatgagaataaaaaaaataaaatggaaattCTTAGCAGTTAgaattattatagttttttttttcgtacCAAGCTCGGATGTTGACATTAACCTGCGTATTCCAGATGATATTCGGATACCAAGCTCAGATGATCATATTGCCTCGATTGTTACTGCcatatatctatctataattGATAATACGAAAGATCCTACATTTTTTCAGGATAGAGCTATATTGActccaaaaaattcaattgttgACTTGATTAATGAGTACATGTTGTCATTGATAGACGATAAAGAGAAAGTATATTTGAGCTATGATTCTACAAAAAATGATAACTCTGGTTTCGACAAGCCGGATGATATACACACTCCCGAATTTTCAAATACAATTACATGTTCGGgctttccaaatcacaagttaaaATTGAAAGTTGGAGTTCCTGTTATGTTATTGAGAAATATGGATCCAGCTCATGAGTTTTGCAATGGAACTCGGTTGATTGTTACAAAGATGAGACAATTTATTATAGAAGGAAAGATAATATCATAAAGGAATATAGGTGACAAAGATTTTATTCCCAGATTATCCTTAACACCATCTGACATCAGAATGACAGAATCCCTTTCAAATTTCAACGTCGGCATTTTCTTATCGTTGTTTCATTTGCCATGACTATTAACAAGAGTCAGGGTCAGTCACTGAAAAATGTTGTAGTGTATCTTTCGCAATCAGTATTTTCGCATGATCAGTTATATGTTGTTGTCTCAAGAATAACATCGAGAAATGGTTTGAAGATTTTAACCGTTGATGATGACGGCAACCTTACAAATACCACTTCAAATGTCatttataaagaaatttttcGTAATTTTTAGGATTGTTTGTACTTTCATATTTATGTAAGTTGGTAGAAATAAATTAGACAATAAATATTTTCGATTTTTACGCGTATGAATTACTTTGTTTATTAGTCAAAATagataggcttaaatgcagttttgccacccctgttttgattaaatcggaattttaccccccctattttaaaacgcggacttttacccccctgttttataattttttggattttgcccccccctaatattctgctttcgagtcacaacttcaaagcttcgcacacaactcaaatTGGATCagtaattcaccaaacggatatcgaaatgaccgtaatcatgttatctttccacagaatcaaaccccactaaatttggagttacaaagagatattaattaccgttttagtgaaggtatgtcccccaaaaatctgcaaaaaatctgctttcgagtcacaacttcaaagcttcgcacacaactcaatttggatcaataattcaccaaacggataccgaaataaccataatcgagttatatttccacagaatcaaaccccactaaatttggagttacaaagagagattaattacaattttagtgaaggtctgtccaattatttattttgcagaaatctacttatgaccttcaaattcaacattgtctaccaaacacatcgtaactccaaatttgaagaaatttaaatgacaacaagggtaatttcgttagctttccggacatgtaaatactattgaaaaatgagctacagggtgagagacatgacaaaaataccagtagtagttctatacaataattgatttggacagaccttcactaaaatgataattaatctctctctgtaactccaaatttagtggagtttgattctgtggaaagataactcgattacggtcatttcgatatccgtttgatgaattatggatccaaatggaattctgtgcgaagttttgaagttgcgATTCGAAAgtagattttgtgcagaatttttgggggacataccttcactaaaacagtaattaatctctctttgtaactccaaatttagtagggtttgattctgtggaaagataactcgattacggtcatttcgatatccatttggtgaattattgatccaaattgagttgtgtacgaagttttaaagttgtgactcgaaagcagaattttagggggggcaaaatccaaaaaattataaaacagggggggtaaaagtccgcgttttaaaacaggggggtaaaattccgatttaatcaaaacaggggggcaaaactgcatttaagccaaatatatataatattattgatcTATAATTATTGACCCGTGTGAACGCACGGGCATGGTGACTAGTTATCTAATATTAGCTGACCAGGCGGCTTCCCTAGGGCCATTGGGCCCATCTCGCCGTTGAGGTAAAAGGCCCGTCAATGCTTGGACTTATCGCCCCTGAACGGACATATACAGACCCAGTCACGGGGTAAAGGATATACCTGGATTCATAGGTCACATGGGTTAAATAACCGGGGGAAGAGGCTTAACCGCCCCTCCTACTAAGGAGGCTTGAGGGCCGCCTCAAGAGAGCGGAAGGCGCCTATATATAGGGTTGATAGATGCTGTGAAGGATATACGTTCTACCTACATACTTTCTCCAtcctaaaatataaggaaaaattggtcaaataaagttgatgtaattagttcaaatttttaaccaaatacatcaactttttttgacaaattttttcttatattttagaacGGATGAAGTACTGTACTAAACTCCTCCAGCCAAGGATACTTTCTTTAACCAAGAGGATACTTGTTGACTAGATATCTCTCAAAAGGAGCTTAGCAagaacaatataaaatttagacACTCCACTTTGTATCAGCTACTAATTAAACTCCTATGCAATTCCTGAAATTGAAACCTTGTATCACCTTCATTCCTAATATTACTAAAATCATAAATTCATCTTTGAAATTATGTATTATTTGAtcatgttagttttttttctttttcttcagaTAGCTGGTGAtcagaaatttcacccttaagaaGGATAAGTGGGATGTCCGAGATTCGAACCTCAGCAATCGctatatataaaatgtgatgtctcAAACAACTGGGCTAATGTTTCTAATCAATAAGAAAATGTTAATTTCacaacaaatacaaaaaaaaaagtgatatagGCATATAGCGACCGAAAATGCTCAAACCGATCGCTACATCTCTTTAGAGATGATTTAGAAGTTGATATAGAGCATGATTACAAAAATCGGCCATTAAGGCAATTGAAATATTTCGGTCAGTAAATCAgacattatatattatatttcttaCGGTGATATTTATAATACAATTaacatttataaatttattgaataattgatgtatcttgtttatattttagatcaaatacaaattattcaataaataatttttatctcttataaaaaaaccGAAAAAAGGTAATACGCCATAATACTGTTATGCTCAATCTTTATAGATAATTGATTTGCCATTGAAAGAAAACACACCACTCTCACTTGCTTATCTAACAAGAACATATCAGGAGCATTTCCATCCCCACATGGATGATCGATCTTTCTTTTTTCACATGCTGTAAAGCTTTTGATGTTCTTTACATCCAGTATGGGCATATTCTCAACTACGTCACTTCATGAAGAGTCTAAAAACTTTAATCAATTACACGATCTGAAGTCAATCCATGTATATGTATTGCTGTTCAGCAATAAGCATGAATTGCATTGTCACTAAAACATTCTACCTGCAGACACTAATCTTTTGTCACACACCTTGTCGAGAGGAAGTTGGCTCTTTTCATGCAATAATTCAAGTTACTTTTAaattgtcaaataaaaaaattcatatatgaAGTTAGTGTACAATATTTTTACACTATCAATGGATTATAAATGTGTTAAATCATTACACACGCATTTGACTTTTATTTTACGGATTTATTTGCAAAGTATATTTTTTAGGGATTTACCTACGaatctatttaaaaataaaaactaaaaatttcgtatatattttttgttgggCCTATCAATTCcctaaacaaaattattttggggcccaaattttaaacttatttttatGGACCTAGGGCGGTCGACATCTTCGTCCCCCCTAAAATACGGCACTGCTATTTAGCCTCATGAGtgacacttttttttatataaatatgagTACATGACAATGTTCGGTTAGGATCATCTTCatttccatttcctccattattatattgttttgaaaatataaatttaaaaatgtgaCATTTAGTGGATCCAAATATTGTTTATACATCCAAAAACATTTTTATGGACCTAGGGTGGCTGCCCTCCCTAAAATACGGCACTGCTATTCAGCCTCATGagtgacactttttttttttatatataaatatgagtACATGACAATGTTCGGTTAGGATCCTCTTCATTTCCAATTCTTTCaatttcctccattattatatagttttgaaaatataaatgtaaaagtgTGAAATTAAGTGGGTCCATATGTTATTTATACAtccaaaaacatttaaaaaatttggtaaTTGAAGAAATGGAAAGAgtagaaaatggagaggattttttcatttcttcaattaccaaattttttaaattaccaGATTGGTcgagttaaattttttaaatgttaagTTATAATCTGGTTGTATAATTTGAACAAATGGTAATTGAACAAATTTACCATTTCTACAAGTTATAATTTGTAACAATATTATAACTTGTAATTTAACTTGTAATACAACCAGAAGAAATGGTAATtgaacaaatttaatttaacttGACAATGTTACAAATTATAACTTGACAATGTTACTATATTTATACAACCAGATTCATTTATAACTCGACAatgttactatattttattttttttacaaaatgatgCTAAGTAATGGagtatttataaataaataaaaaatgtacgTACCAATTTGTGTAggaaatttctttttatagtctcttttaaatttttaacaactcctaatttatttttataaatgaatctGGTTGTTGGTCgaattttttcatcaaaatgagtgAAGTAGGTGCTAATTAAATAGTACTGAATTGAAGGAAACATGTCATAGTAATAGAcattgataaaaatttatatcaattaGAGTATTAGATATCAAATTCAATACTATATGAACAATTTGAGCTTTTTAATAACTAGCTAGTTGTGAATGTTTATGAGTGTGGGTTAGGGGCGGTGAAGTACATTATATTACTTTTCTTAAGCAAGATTAAGATTACTTGTAGACATAGTATTAGCTAGGTAGATGAGATAATTAAGTCAAGTTTTTTGGTCACTAGTCTAAACttggttgaaacttgaaagcacGTACGCTTAAGAAAATGGCACCTTAATTAGATAGACAAAGAAAAAGGCACACCCATAAAAGTAGAAGACTAGATTGGTGAAAGGGCCTGCAATATGGGCAACGACCCCTGCCAGAAGACTAAAAGAAAAAGCACactttaaatttaatttgttttttgggtacaaaactTGGATTAAAGGTTAGTTCTATGTATAAGTCAAATTTCATTATTAGATTAATAAATTTCACAATTAAATCAAATGAAATTAATATGATATAATTTATTGATTCAATGATAAAAAAACAACACACTTGTGCATATAGTGTAAAACTATTTCACTTATACACATTTATATAAAGTGTGGTTCCAAAATTCTTTTGTTGACCATAGTAATTTGTTGTTCCAAAACCAACCGTTATACAAATgatacactattttttttaccgtcTTTTTTCTTTAAGCAATTTTTTTACCATCTTGAAACTTCATATATCGTACAAACCTAAATctcttcctatttttatgttgaTGTGTCACCGTGAATTAGAAGTCGTATATTGAATAGAAGAGTAAATGTGGAACAatatataagtgagatgatcatTAATATATCAAATGTCTTAAAATTTATGATGAAGATCTAATATTCAATATCACTTATATAATTGTTCTTATTAGTTCATTGTCATGATTCAACTTAGTGTTCCTTCTTCAAAAGTTTCAACAATGATATTAGAGGGTTATGTTCCCTTGATAAGAGAGTTAGAGTGATTCCAAAAGTTAGATCAAGGACGTGGAACATATAGATGTGATGATTATTCATACAGCTTCACGTTGTCTGAAATATTAACAAAGTAGATGAAAGTACACTGCTCTTCTCGTTTTTGAAGAAGATGCATGGTATCAAATTAAGGATCGATCTAATATCATATAAGAAATTAACTTTTAGTAAACATCGACTAGAGATCAAATCTTTTGCCAAATGATTATGAAATCTAAACAAACATCGCAACAAGacggaaaataaaaaattgcgtACCAAAAAGATGACGAAATCACAATAAAAGCAAACAAATAAGAAACTTGattatgagagagagagagagagagagagagagagagagaattttTTGGTTGACTAAAAacttactattactattataaACTTACTATTTTGAACTTACTATAAAAAGAGTATAaaaattgacccaaaaaaaaattatcaattaaaaataaagaatgagGGGATACATACATAGAAAATGAGAAGAAGAGGGACTAGTACGATAGTACTTTTtccggacacaattataagcaaaaaatcactttttagattcactGGAAAAATAATGTATCTAGTTAATAATATAGACtgaatacattatttttttaatgaatctaaaaatttttttttttacttataattatgtCCGGAGAGAGCACTTCTCAACACAATAGCATGTTCCCTATGTCGTGTATAAAACAACCGTAATAATGGTATTTAGCGTATTTGTATATATAGTCATATTGTACTTTATTTCTTGTACGGTCATCGCCAAATGGGGGCAATATATAGCATTCGGATTCTTCAAGTCTGCCTCCCACAATACCCAACtcatatttaattaaacaaTGGGCATTTCGTTTCAATGATTTAATTTTAAGCAATTCATACTTtgatttgaaacaatttttaatgcaaacaataaaataaaagtgttaATAGGTTAAGGATTACTAAAAAGTTATGCAATAGAACAAAACACCAATAAGGCAGATTGCTTGTGTATAACTGACGCTAGACTGGTTTCAGAGGCTTGTGGTGCTGATCGAGTGCATTAACTGTCTGATTATTTTGCTGCGCAATTTTTGCAATAGTAGCCAAAGATGTGCGTTCGATTCTTCAGCTCACTGCATCAATTTCCTCACTGTTGTCAGATTTATGTGCTTGGATGGATGATTAGCTTTGTCTATTGCGTTTTTGCTGTATGTGCCCTGTTATTGATGTTGTATCAGTGGTTTGAT
This genomic interval from Trifolium pratense cultivar HEN17-A07 linkage group LG6, ARS_RC_1.1, whole genome shotgun sequence contains the following:
- the LOC123887995 gene encoding pentatricopeptide repeat-containing protein At4g20090-like; this encodes MMLLYRTKHAGFCHVFKPSVSFLLCHYSSSSKRTKINPNFKNPKTLSSKSLPPTSSKASISNLSPKTTLYSLLTDLVSCPNDTDTAIDSVLDCYKGELTSKLVLSVLMSYNHLGRAKTLKFFSWAGGKMDFQFDDDVIEYMVDFFGRRKLFDDIKCLLKTIVVHKGQVSSKALSICIRFLGREGRVDEALSLFDEMESVFDCKPDNLVCNNVLYVLCKKQSSEEMIELALSIFHKIESPDTYSCSNMIVGLCRLGRFEAALEIFRKMDNVGVHPTRSAMNVLIGDLCLMSSKEGSVEKVKVTNTRRPYSILVPNMGGNRAAIQPAVEVFSAVVNSGLLPSTYVVFRLMSELCRLGNTGEALKVLRIVEEKKLTCVDEGYSIVIKALCDHRRVEEAGKLFGRMLEIGMKPKLVVYNSVISMLCKLGDLDNANGVFEIMNKNRCLPDSLTYIALIHAHCECKNWKVAYELLMEMLSLGWIPHFHTYNLVDCLLREHNQFDLSVKLERKLENQKLLKLCKEGQLDAAYEKVKLMLEKGVRLSAYARDTFKHEFQKCGKLEIAHELLEKTQRVHEPQRLTELD